A single genomic interval of Picosynechococcus sp. PCC 7003 harbors:
- a CDS encoding NAD(P)H-quinone oxidoreductase subunit F, translating to MNTFFSQSVWLVPCYPLLGIGLSALWMPSISRKTGPRPAGYVNMLLTFMALVHSCLAFIERWQQPALKPSLTWLQAADLTLSIDLDISSITIGALILIAGINLLAQLYAVAYLEMDWGWARFFATMSLFEAGMCALVLCNSLFFSYVVLEILTLGTYLLIGYWFNQSLVVTGARDAFLTKRVGDLFLLMGVVALLPLAGTWNFDGLAEWAATADLDPTLATLLCLTLIAGPLGKCAQFPLHLWLDEAMESPVPATVVRNSLVVGTGAWVLIKLQPIFALSDFASTFMIAIGATTALGAAMVAIAQIDIKRSLSYSVSAYMGMVFMAVGSQQDQTTLVLLLTYGVAMAILVMAIGGVVLINISQDLTQYGGLWSRRPITGICYLVGAASLVALPPFGGFWSLAQLTTNFWKTSPILAVILITVNALTSFSIMREFGLIFGGKPKQMTVRSPEGLWALVLPMVILAGFALHSPLILAKLDFLPDWQQLNLPLTAALVLSTVTGAGLSMYLYLSDQVSKPIHLVPEPIRELLAKDLYTAELYKNTVILAVAFVSKIIDWLDRYFVDGVINFLGLATLFGGQTLKYNNSGQSQSYALSIVAGILLFIAALSYPLLKHWQF from the coding sequence ATGAATACTTTTTTCAGTCAGAGTGTCTGGCTTGTTCCCTGCTATCCTTTGCTGGGAATCGGTCTATCGGCACTATGGATGCCTAGCATCAGCCGAAAAACGGGGCCGCGGCCCGCAGGCTACGTCAATATGTTGCTTACTTTTATGGCCTTAGTCCATAGTTGCCTTGCCTTTATTGAAAGGTGGCAACAACCCGCCCTCAAACCATCACTGACTTGGCTCCAGGCGGCGGACTTGACCCTCAGCATCGACCTCGATATTTCCAGCATTACTATCGGGGCGCTGATTCTGATTGCTGGGATTAATTTACTCGCCCAACTCTATGCCGTGGCCTATTTAGAAATGGATTGGGGCTGGGCGAGATTTTTCGCGACCATGAGCTTGTTCGAAGCAGGGATGTGTGCCTTGGTGCTCTGCAACTCCCTCTTCTTCAGCTATGTGGTGCTCGAAATTCTGACCCTCGGTACCTATCTGTTGATTGGCTATTGGTTTAACCAGTCCCTCGTGGTAACGGGAGCCCGGGATGCGTTTTTGACAAAACGGGTCGGGGATCTTTTCCTACTGATGGGTGTGGTGGCCCTGTTGCCCCTCGCCGGAACTTGGAATTTTGATGGTCTGGCTGAATGGGCGGCGACGGCAGACCTTGATCCAACTTTGGCGACGCTGCTTTGTCTAACGTTAATTGCTGGGCCTTTAGGGAAATGTGCCCAATTTCCGCTGCACCTCTGGCTCGACGAAGCGATGGAAAGCCCTGTCCCCGCAACAGTGGTGCGGAATAGTCTCGTGGTCGGCACGGGGGCCTGGGTGCTAATTAAGTTGCAGCCGATTTTTGCCCTCTCGGATTTTGCCTCGACATTCATGATCGCGATTGGGGCAACGACGGCATTGGGGGCGGCCATGGTGGCGATCGCCCAGATTGATATCAAACGTTCTTTGTCCTATTCCGTCAGTGCCTACATGGGCATGGTCTTCATGGCGGTAGGTTCTCAACAGGATCAAACGACATTGGTATTGCTACTCACCTATGGCGTGGCGATGGCAATTTTGGTGATGGCCATTGGCGGTGTTGTGTTGATTAATATCAGCCAAGATTTAACCCAATATGGTGGTCTCTGGTCGCGGCGGCCGATTACGGGGATTTGTTACCTCGTCGGCGCGGCTTCCCTTGTTGCCTTACCGCCGTTTGGTGGATTTTGGAGCCTAGCCCAACTGACAACGAATTTTTGGAAAACGAGTCCGATTCTAGCGGTGATTCTGATTACGGTAAATGCTTTAACTTCCTTTAGCATCATGCGGGAGTTCGGCCTGATTTTTGGCGGTAAGCCGAAGCAGATGACTGTGCGATCGCCAGAAGGATTGTGGGCTTTGGTCTTACCGATGGTCATTTTGGCAGGTTTTGCCCTCCATAGTCCTCTGATTCTGGCCAAGCTAGACTTTCTTCCCGATTGGCAACAGTTAAATCTCCCCCTAACGGCGGCATTGGTGTTATCCACGGTCACCGGGGCTGGTCTCTCAATGTATCTCTATTTGAGTGATCAAGTTAGTAAGCCCATTCACTTGGTGCCGGAGCCGATTCGAGAACTGCTTGCTAAGGATTTATACACTGCGGAATTGTATAAAAATACCGTTATTCTCGCGGTGGCTTTTGTTTCAAAAATCATTGACTGGCTAGACCGCTATTTTGTCGATGGTGTAATTAATTTTCTCGGTTTAGCAACTCTCTTTGGGGGGCAAACCTTGAAATATAACAACTCTGGTCAAAGTCAATCCTATGCCCTCTCGATTGTGGCCGGTATTCTCCTCTTTATTGCCGCTTTATCGTATCCTTTGCTGAAGCATTGGCAATTCTAA
- a CDS encoding NADH-quinone oxidoreductase subunit M, which translates to MLSFLLFLPLVGIGAIALFPRPLTRIVATVFTVVTLAISSGLLINLNLQDAGMQYTEFHNWLSILGLNYNLGVDGLSLPLIVLNSLLTLVAIYSIGENNHRPKLYYSLILLINSGITGALIANNLLLFFLFYEIELIPFYLLIAIWGGEKKGYASTKFLIYTAISGLCVLAAFLGIVWLSQSSNFDFENLTLENLEFNTKVILLTILLIGFGIKIPLVPLHTWLPDAYVEANPAVTVLLGGVFAKLGTYGLVRFGLQLFPDVWSTVSPALAVIGTVSVMYGSLAAIAQRDLKRMVAYSSIGHMGYILVSTAAGTELSLLGAVAQMISHSLILALLFHLVGIIERKVGTRDLDVLNGLMNPVRGLPLTSSLLILAGMASAGIPGLVGFVAEFLVFQGSFSRFPIPTLFCIIASGLTAVYFVILLNRTCFGRLDSHTAYYPKVFASEKIPAIALTVIILFLGLQPAWLTRWIEPTTSQFIAAIPTVQTIALNPAELSKAP; encoded by the coding sequence ATGCTGAGTTTCTTATTGTTCTTACCGCTCGTTGGAATTGGGGCGATCGCCCTTTTTCCCAGACCGCTGACCCGGATTGTGGCGACGGTGTTTACGGTTGTCACCCTGGCGATCAGTAGTGGGTTATTGATTAACCTCAACCTCCAAGATGCCGGTATGCAATATACCGAATTCCATAATTGGTTAAGCATTCTGGGCCTTAACTACAACCTCGGTGTGGACGGTTTATCGTTACCGCTGATTGTCTTAAATAGTTTGCTGACGCTAGTGGCGATCTACAGCATTGGTGAAAACAACCACCGCCCGAAGCTTTATTACTCTCTCATTTTGTTAATTAATAGTGGGATTACTGGGGCCTTGATTGCCAATAATCTGTTGCTCTTTTTCCTCTTTTATGAAATTGAGTTGATTCCTTTCTATTTACTAATTGCCATTTGGGGCGGCGAGAAAAAGGGCTATGCTTCGACTAAATTTTTGATCTACACTGCCATTTCTGGACTCTGTGTGCTGGCGGCATTTTTAGGGATTGTGTGGCTCAGTCAATCTTCTAATTTTGACTTTGAGAATTTAACCCTAGAAAATCTTGAATTTAATACCAAGGTAATCCTACTCACGATTTTATTAATTGGCTTTGGGATCAAAATTCCCCTCGTTCCCCTACATACCTGGCTGCCAGACGCCTATGTGGAAGCAAATCCAGCAGTAACAGTTCTATTAGGCGGTGTTTTCGCCAAGTTAGGCACCTACGGTTTGGTGCGCTTCGGTTTGCAACTGTTCCCGGATGTCTGGTCTACGGTTTCCCCTGCCCTCGCGGTTATTGGTACGGTGAGTGTGATGTATGGTTCTCTCGCGGCGATCGCCCAACGGGATCTCAAGCGGATGGTGGCCTACAGTTCCATCGGTCACATGGGCTATATCTTGGTTTCGACCGCAGCCGGGACAGAGTTAAGCTTGCTCGGTGCGGTGGCGCAAATGATTAGCCATAGTTTGATTTTGGCGCTGTTGTTCCACCTCGTTGGCATTATCGAGCGCAAAGTTGGCACCCGGGATCTGGATGTGTTGAATGGCTTGATGAATCCGGTGCGTGGGTTGCCCCTCACCAGTAGCCTCCTGATTTTGGCGGGGATGGCCAGTGCGGGAATTCCTGGCTTAGTCGGTTTCGTGGCAGAATTTCTCGTGTTCCAAGGCAGCTTTAGCCGTTTCCCGATTCCGACGCTGTTCTGCATTATTGCGTCTGGTTTAACGGCGGTTTACTTCGTGATTTTGCTCAACCGCACCTGTTTTGGTCGCCTCGACAGTCACACCGCCTACTACCCCAAAGTTTTTGCCAGTGAAAAAATTCCGGCGATCGCCCTAACGGTTATTATCCTTTTCCTCGGCTTACAACCCGCCTGGCTCACCCGTTGGATTGAACCGACAACCAGTCAATTCATTGCTGCTATTCCCACGGTTCAGACCATTGCCTTAAACCCGGCTGAATTGTCGAAAGCACCCTAG
- a CDS encoding CO2 hydration protein: MITTKIPPSTHPHADVIHRLEAGGSMLPDTPENLMQIIGIYKAYAVPMDFYWRDLLYIAEQVFLEPFRFFKYFISDEYLERQNHYAGDQADLRIWRGTGSAHPELLEFMKKGETFKAPKLFHHLFHDRINMEFAEACMQAMLWHGRDMGMGQFDAYLDSDEYKANADRAIKAYFKKNPVMLGLYKLFPDMFLEQVRELSYYANLGLFWEVMAPVFFEMSDIYDEGGFKGVPDAMNFLVNGIFAIAGRPIYHHVYIDGECFEIIPKSKGFTWLYEAALPYVEAVFYRTAPFRGTKSYNAQAHEVPDAQKDFHYGILYADVFPVGTAGIPPTLLMDDMYHFLPQYLKDYYKEHCRGEDDELIQLGITFQRSMYNVTSAVIQALRTALLYPLDDPNPKHLQKNREFFEAQMDRFLRPEARLRDIQNAEYR; encoded by the coding sequence ATGATCACCACGAAAATTCCCCCCTCAACCCATCCCCATGCCGATGTGATCCATCGCCTCGAAGCCGGGGGGTCGATGTTGCCCGACACTCCCGAAAATCTGATGCAAATTATCGGCATCTATAAAGCCTATGCCGTGCCGATGGATTTCTACTGGCGGGATCTTCTCTACATTGCCGAACAGGTCTTTCTTGAACCCTTCCGCTTCTTTAAATACTTCATTTCCGATGAATATTTAGAGCGGCAAAACCATTACGCGGGCGACCAAGCTGATCTCCGCATTTGGCGCGGCACCGGTTCGGCCCACCCGGAACTTTTGGAATTTATGAAAAAAGGGGAAACCTTCAAAGCCCCCAAACTATTCCACCATCTTTTCCATGACCGGATTAACATGGAATTCGCCGAAGCCTGTATGCAGGCGATGTTGTGGCACGGGCGGGACATGGGTATGGGGCAGTTCGACGCTTACCTCGATTCCGACGAATACAAAGCCAACGCCGACCGCGCGATCAAAGCCTACTTCAAGAAAAATCCGGTCATGTTGGGTCTCTATAAACTCTTCCCCGATATGTTCCTGGAGCAGGTGCGCGAACTCTCCTACTACGCTAACCTCGGCCTTTTTTGGGAGGTGATGGCGCCCGTCTTCTTTGAAATGTCTGATATCTACGATGAAGGCGGATTTAAAGGCGTACCCGATGCGATGAATTTCTTGGTGAATGGGATTTTTGCGATCGCCGGCCGACCCATTTACCACCACGTCTATATCGACGGCGAATGTTTTGAAATTATTCCCAAATCCAAAGGGTTTACCTGGCTCTATGAAGCCGCTTTACCCTACGTCGAAGCCGTGTTTTATCGCACCGCCCCTTTCCGGGGCACCAAATCCTACAATGCCCAGGCCCATGAAGTGCCCGACGCACAAAAGGATTTCCATTACGGCATTCTGTACGCGGATGTGTTTCCCGTAGGGACGGCCGGAATTCCGCCGACATTGCTCATGGATGATATGTATCACTTCCTGCCCCAATATCTGAAGGATTACTACAAAGAACACTGCCGGGGCGAGGATGATGAACTGATTCAATTGGGGATTACGTTCCAACGGTCGATGTATAACGTCACCTCTGCGGTGATTCAAGCCTTACGGACGGCATTGTTGTATCCCCTTGATGATCCCAATCCGAAACATTTACAGAAAAACCGCGAATTTTTTGAAGCCCAAATGGATCGGTTTCTCCGGCCAGAAGCCCGCTTACGGGACATTCAAAACGCAGAATATCGTTAA